In the genome of Bacteroidales bacterium, the window AGCCATCGATTCACCAGGCGAGGCTATGCCCGATTGGTGGATAACCCTCGAAATCGCTAAACGAATGAATGTGAACTTAGGAACCTATGAAAACGAAGAACAGATTTTTGAAGAAATACGCTTGGCAGCACCCATTTTTAGAGGCATAAGTTATAAGCGAATTGAAAAGGAAGGTATTCAATGGCCTTGTTACCATGAACACGATTCGGGAACTTCGACGCTTTATCTCGAAAAATTTAATACAGCAAGTGGAAAAGCTAAAATATTCCCAGTAGAATACACCGAACAAAACGAAAAGCCTAGTGCAGAGTACCCTCTAGTTATGAATTCTGGACGCTTATTGTTTCAATATCACTCAGCTACGATGTCGCGTAAAAGCGATGTGCTTAATTCATTTGCTAATGAGTCGTTTATTATTATTCATCCCCAAGATGCTATAAAGTATGGTATAAAGCAAGGCGATAAAGTAAAAGTTATATCTCCCCGTGGGACTATTGTTACTTATGCACGCGTAAATGACGAAGTATTGGTTGGCGAAACATTTATGCCTTGGCATTTTCATGAATCGGCTGTTAATGCTCTCACGCGTAACGAACGCGACCCGATGTCGAAAATAGCACCTTTTAAATATTCGGTCGTTCGTATTGAGAAGGCTTAGTGACTTCGTTTTGTTGCCTTGCAAAAGTGAATAGGGTATAAAAGAATACAACAAAAGTAATCCCAGCTTGGGTTTCGAGTGTGTCTTCGTTGAAAAATGAGATAATAACTATTAAAAAGAAAATAATAGGTAAAAACTTGGGTTTGGTTAAGTGTTTAAAATATGGATAGATAAAAGCAAACAGAATCCAGATAAACGCAAAAATTCCGAATGTTAGTAAGAAGGTAACAAATTGATTATGTGCTCTTAATCTGAATTCATATGTTAGTGGACTTTTGAGTTCATCGTATTTTTTATTAAACGATTTTTGAACATTGCCAGTACCAACACCAAACCAAAAATGCTCATTGATAATGGCTATGGCTGTTCTAAGGTATTCAACACGTTGAAAAAGCGAGCTTCCATTAACATAACCCAGGTAGCGATGGGAATAGTAATCCCACATAAAAGAATAAATATAAGGATAGAGCGACCATCTACGAGTGTATTGAAAATTTGCAATTCCTTTTTCAATAGCTTTTATGTCTTCTGTTGTGAGTTTTGAACAACCTAACGAGTCTTTAGTCAATCCTTTCGATGTTAAGTATCGTATAAGAGTGAATTTTAATTGGTTACCTTTAAAATCCAAACAATCGTAGCAAATAGAGCTGCGTTTATTCCATTCTTTTCTAAGTTCATCTTCTTGAATGTAGTACCAAACCTTTTTGCCATTTTCAACTTCTTTACTTTCTTTTATGAATGAATACAAATTGCCATTAGGTGTATAAACCAACGAGTCGGGTGCAGTTGTATTCATTCCAATAATGAAACTATTCCATATATTTTTGCTATAATTATAAAGAAAAACGAGCATTACAACTATGGCAACACTTAAAAACCATTTGATACACGATGATGATTTTACGAGGAAATACGCAAAAACGATAAAACTAAGAATTGAAAAGATAAAAATTCCAGTATTTACTCTGAGTATAAAAATTAACACAATAAGATAAAGCATAGCGATAAAGTAAGCAATACGAAGTGTTTTTTTGTTTTCTTTTTCAATAAAGCTGTAATTAAATAAAATAAATATCGAAAATACAATCATCAACGAATAGCGGATATGCGAAATAAAGGGAGATACTTGGCGATAATCAGAAATTCCTAGAGATTCTTGAAAAATCCATCGGTAAAGCGTGATAAATGAAACAAAAATAACAGAAATAGCAAAGGTTGTAAATAAAAATTTCATTGTTCTACGATCCAACGGTTCAGATGAGGCAATAAAAAAGGGCATAAGTGCCATGGGTAACTTAATTCTTAAATCATTGAGCGCATAAGAATAGTCTTGTGGTGGAAATAACCACAGTAAGTGTATAAAGTATATCGAAATAAATATCCATAGGTTTTTATTGTTAGTTAAACGAGTCCATTTTTCTTTGAAACGACCTTCTAAAATCCAATTGCCGTATAAAATAAATTGCGAAAGGCTCATCAGAAAAACAGAAGTTGGGATAGCAATAGAGAGTAAAAAAAGCGAAAAAATATATATTCTTTTATGTATGGACTCTTTAAAAAACATAAAGCCAATAACGCAAATAAATGATTTTTATTTTATCATGTCCATATCTTTTTTTGTACACTTTGAAAACAATTATTACTTTTACTCATAAAAATATAAGGTTATGAGCGAAACCATTTTAAAAGCACTTATGCGTCTTTTTGCGATTATTGCCGATGTAGATAGCGAAAACGAAGGTGGCGTTAGCGATAAAGGGCGCGAGGTGGTTGCATCTTATTTAAAACAACAATTAAGTCAAGAACTTGTCGATCAATATTTAGCTCTTTTCGATCAATATTTTCAGGAACAACAAGGCAAAAAAGGTAAGAAACGCCTATCGGCTAATAGTGTAAAAGTTTTAGCTATTTGCTCAAGAATAAACGATGAGCTTCGTCAAGAACAAAAAATTTTGGTACTTCTTAAGTTGCTTGAATTTATTAATTATAATGAAATTATTGGTGAATATGAATTAGAATTTGTCAAAACTGTTTCAGAAACATTTAATATTCCAGCTTTAGAGTACGAAAATTGTAAAGCCTTAATCCTCGAAAAACCCGATAAAATTCCTTACAAAGAACATTTACTCATTATAGATAATCAACTCCAAAATTTTATTGAAGGCGCTAAACATATATATAACGAACAGCTTAAAGGACAATTAGTTGTTTTGCATATTGAGAGTACCAATATGTATGCTTTTGGGTACATCGGCGACGAAACACTTTATTTAAATGGTCAACTTATTTACCCTAAAAGAGTTTATATTTTAGTAAAAGGATCCACTATTAGAAGCTCAAAATTAGCTCCAATTTATTACAGCGATGTAGTAGCCACATTTCTTAGTACCAAACAATCGCAAAAAATTACTTTTACAGCTAAACACGTTTCATTTAAATTTAAAAATTCAAATAATGGTTTACACGATTTTAATTTTAGCGAAGAGACGGGACAATTAATTGGTGTAATGGGAGGAAGTGGAGCCGGTAAATCAACTTTATTAAGTATATTAAATGGTAATTTAAAACCTGACGAGGGCGAAGTTCTTATCAATGGTTTTAATGTTCATACTGAAAAAGAAAAAATTAAAGGTGTTATCGGATTTGTTCCTCAAGATGATTTATTAATCGAAGAACTGACCGTATATCAGAATCTTTATTACAATGCCAAACTTTGCTTTGCAAAATTTAATGAAGAACAAATTCATGATGCGGTAGTTAAAGTATTGCAAGACTTAGATTTATATGAAATTCGCAATTTAAAGGTTGGCGGACCATTAAACAAATTTATCAGTGGTGGACAACGTAAACGCTTGAATATCGCTTTAGAGTTGATTCGCGAACCCGATATAATGTTTGTTGATGAGCCTACATCTGGTCTCTCTTCGATGGATTCTGAAATGGTCATGGATTTGCTAAAAGAAATTACATTAAAAGGTAAGTTAGCTATTGTAAACATACACCAACCATCGTCCGATATTTTTAAATTATTCGATAAGATTCTTATCCTTGATAAGGGTGGATATCCCATATATTATGGCAACCCAGTTGAATCGCTCATATATTTCAAAAAAGCTATCAATCATGTAAATGCCGATGAAAGTGAGTGTCGTTGTTGCGGTAATGTTAACCCCGAGCAGGTTTTGCAAATTGTTGAAACCAAGGTTGTTGATGAATATGGAAAGCTCACACGGAATAGAAAATTTGCACCTTCCGAATGGTTTAAACTTTATAAAACTACATTAGATAATGCTTTTAAAGAAAAGAAATACGAAAAAGTAATTCCAACCAATAATTTTGATATTCCATCACGTTGGAATCAGTTTAAAATATTCATTATTCGCGATGTTCTTTCTAAACTTACTAATAAACAATACGTCCTTCTTAATTTTTTAGAAGCCCCTGTTCTTGCAATTATTTTAGGATATTTTACAAAGTATATTGCTGGCGAACGATACATTTTTAGCGAAAACGAAAATCTTTTTGCATATCTGTTTATGGCTATTGTGGTTGCTTTGTTTTTAGGAATGACAGTTAGTGCCGAAGAGATTATTCGCGACAGAAAAATTTTGCAACGCGAAAAGTTTTTAAACTTAAGCCGCTTTAGTTATATAAATGCAAAAGTGATTATAATGTTTGTATTGTCGTCAATTCAAATGATAACTTTTGTGTTGATAGGTAATACCATATTAGGGATAAAAGGATTAACGCCCGAATATTATTGGATTTTGTTTACTACTGCTTGTTTTGCCAATATGTTAGGATTAAACATTTCGTCGGCTCTTAACTCAGTTGTAACTATTTACATTTTGATACCCTTTATTTTAGTACCTCAACTTTTATTAAGTGGGGTAATTGTTAAGTTTGATAAATTACATAAATCGGTCGCAAGTGTTCGTTATGTGCCTATTGCTGGCGATTTAATGACCTCACGTTGGGCATTTGAAGCTTTAGCAGTTACACAGTTTAAGAAAAACAAATGGGAAAAAAATTTTTTTGAAATCGATCAACGAAAAAGTTTTAATGAGTTTCGTTTTAACTATTTAATACCCGAATTACTTAACCGTTTAGATGCATGCGAGCGTTATCTTACCGATAAATCGGTGAATGTTTCTTTTGATAAAAATTTGCTCATTATTAAAAATGAAATTACTGTGTTGGAGCAATTATTTGCAAAAAAGAAATTTAAAAATTTTGAACAACTTAACCCCGAAAAATTTAATGCTAATGTAGCCTCGAAAGTTCGTGATTACCTCGAAGAAAAACGAAAGTTTTTTGTAAAACAATATAATAAAGCAACGGCCGATGGTGATAAAAAACTAAGTGAGTTGTCTCAAAAATATTCTCAATCTGATTTGGTTAAATTAAAAGAAGACTATTATAATATTTCGCTTGCCGATTTAGTTACAAATAAAAATACTTTTCAAACATTAGTTGAAGACAATGATCGCTTAATTCAATTGACAAAGCCTATTTTTAAAGACCCTGAATCGAATTATGGAAGAGCTCATTTTTATGCTCCATATAAACGTATAGGAAGTATTGAAATAGATACATTCTGGTTTAATACAATGTTTATTTGGTTTACAACTATTTTTATGTATATAGCTCTTCAGTTTGATTGGTTAAGAAAATTGTTGACTAGTTCTATATGGTTAAAAATTAAATTTTTTAAAAAGAATGACGATTAGTGGTTTTACAATGGTGCGTAATGCCACCAAACTTTATTTCCCTATTAAAGAAAGTATATCAAGCATTTTACCAATAGTAGATGAATTTGTAGTGGCTTTAGGTAAGGGCGATAATGACGATAAAACCCAAGAAGAAATATTGTCGTTACAATCATCTAAAATAAAAATCATACATCGCGAATGGGACCCTGTTTTATATAAAGATGGTAAAATATTTGCCCATGAAACGAATGTCGCTTTAAATGAATGTAATGGCGATTGGTGTTTTTATTTGCAAGCCGACGAAGTCATTCATGAGGATGATTTATCTTATATTCAGCAAGCTTGTCAGCACTTTTTGAACAATAAGCGAGTAGATGGATTTACCCTAAAATATCATCATTTTTTTGGCGATTATCAGCATTATTTACCTATTCACGGATGGTGTCGTAATGAAATTCGTATTATTAGAAATAGAATAGGGGTTTATTCATATAACGATGCCAATACTTTTAGAAAAGGTAATAATGAAAAGTTGAACATTATTGCTTTAAACGCATACGTATATCATTATGGGTGGGTTCGCCCCCCTGTTTTAATGCAAAAAAAGAAAAATGTACAAGACTCGATTCACGCTGGCAATAAAGAAATGGTAGCTAAGGAAGAGTTTTTTACCTATGGGAATTTATCTAAAGTACCGCAATATAAAGGCTCTCACCCAAAAGTGATGCACGAACGTATAAAAAATCTTTTTTGGAACAATGAATTATCTTTCGAAAAGGTAAGGCTACTTCGCCCCAAGATGAAGCACGAAAAGTTGAAATATAAACTATTAAGTTTTTTTGAAAACAAAATCTTAGGAGGCAAGCAACTTTTTGGATATAAGAATTGGAAAAAAGTTGGGCGATATTAAAAAAAAAAACGGCAAAAATATGGACTCTAACACCGAAAAATTCTACTATTAAGGCTTTAATGTCATGGTACAAGTTACAGGAAAGTGGTCGCTAACATTTATTCTATGAATTTGGTAATTACACGAATTAAAATCATCACTGTACAATATGTAATCAATTCGCAAAAATGGAATATTACCATTGTATGTCGAGCCTAAATATTTGTCAATTAATGAATAACTATCATTTAAGTTTTTAGAAATTACGGAATATGTGTAAGAAGAAGGGGTGTCGTTAAAATCACCACAAACAATAACAGGGAAGGGGCATGTGTTAATATGTTGAGCTATGATTGTTGCTTGAGTATTCCTTTTTTTGGAAGCATTGATGAGTCGGCGTAAAACAGATTTCGATTTATTCAGTTCCAGACTATCGGGTTTATGCTCTAGCGACGAAATAAAAGCATAATCTTCGCTACCTAACCTAACACTCTCGAGATGCATATTATATATTCTTACAGTATCTGAGTGTACAAGAATATCGGTATATATACACATATTCGAGGTACCCGAAAAAGTTATTTCTCCTTTATTAACAATAGGAAATCGTGTAATAGTAGCAATACCAAAGAAGTCTGTTTTTCTATTAACTACAGGAAAATAAGTATGAATATTTTCAGTTTTTATGCCTTTAAGCAAGAAATCTGTTGTAATGTATTTGCCGTCGCTTTGATAATAATACTCCTGAAAGCAAGCTATATCGGGGCTTTGTTTTACAATAAAATCTAATATGTTTTGGTGATTGGGGTGATGGTTTTTCCAATTGTAAACATCAAATAACCGAACATTAAAAGTCATAACATCAAATGATTTAGTGGATGGTATGGTGCAGTTTTTAGAATAAAAGATAGAAGTAATATTTAAATATTTGTTAAAGACACTAATTCCCCAAACAAAAAAAGGTAATAAAATTAGAAGGGTTGTAAAGTATTTACGATACAAAGCAATAATAGAAAAAATAATAAAAACTAAAAAAATATAAGGAAATCCTAATGCAAAAATGGTCGGTAATGACCACGTATTAGCATCTATATACTTGGCTAACAAAGCTAGTATAAGAAGAAGTGAATTAAATATATAAATACTAATAAACAAGCTTTTTACAATGCGTCGAAATAGGCTTTTTTTCTTTTTATTGTTTAAACTCATTTGTGGCTAGATTTGAAAAGTGTTTCTTTTTCTTTTTTACTAAGACTTTCGTAACCTTGTTTTGAAATTTTGTCTAATATTCTATCAATTTCTTTTTGAAGTTGAGCTTTTCTAAAATTGTATTCTTGGTCGTTCATTTCTCTAACATTTTTTTGAGAAAAGCTTATATTTCTTTTAAATTTAGGAATTCGAATAGAAGGAAACTTAAGTTTAGGTTGACGTAAAAGCAAACCATAACAAACTCCATAAAATGCACCACCCAAATGAGCAATATGCCCACCACTATTTTCGCTAGCAATACTAAGAAAATCGATTACAATAGTAAAGATTGCAATATGCTTAAGTTTAACTTGTCCAATTAATAATAGGTTCATTCTATATTCGGGTATATAAAACGATATTGTAACAACAACTGCAATAACAGCAGCTGAAGCTCCTAAAGCCTTTGAAACAGAAACTATATCTTTAAAAGCAGGAAATAAATTAAAGGCTAAAATGTAAAAAAGTGCACCCAATAATCCACCTATCACATAAGTGTATAATAATTTTTTTGAACTTAAATAATCAATGAAAATTTTACCAAACCAGTAAAACCAAAGCATGTTAAAAACTATATGAAGAATTTCTTCGTGCGTAAACATATAAGTTATAGGTGTCCATGGAAAGTATTTTAAGCTATCTAAATTGGCTGGCAACATTAAGTAGTTTAAAACATAATAAACCCCTTGATTTTCAAAATGCATTAAAAATACAAATAGGCGTGATAGACTAACAAGTATATAAACGGCAATATTAATATACAATAACTTAGTTAAATAATTA includes:
- a CDS encoding O-antigen ligase family protein, whose product is MFFKESIHKRIYIFSLFLLSIAIPTSVFLMSLSQFILYGNWILEGRFKEKWTRLTNNKNLWIFISIYFIHLLWLFPPQDYSYALNDLRIKLPMALMPFFIASSEPLDRRTMKFLFTTFAISVIFVSFITLYRWIFQESLGISDYRQVSPFISHIRYSLMIVFSIFILFNYSFIEKENKKTLRIAYFIAMLYLIVLIFILRVNTGIFIFSILSFIVFAYFLVKSSSCIKWFLSVAIVVMLVFLYNYSKNIWNSFIIGMNTTAPDSLVYTPNGNLYSFIKESKEVENGKKVWYYIQEDELRKEWNKRSSICYDCLDFKGNQLKFTLIRYLTSKGLTKDSLGCSKLTTEDIKAIEKGIANFQYTRRWSLYPYIYSFMWDYYSHRYLGYVNGSSLFQRVEYLRTAIAIINEHFWFGVGTGNVQKSFNKKYDELKSPLTYEFRLRAHNQFVTFLLTFGIFAFIWILFAFIYPYFKHLTKPKFLPIIFFLIVIISFFNEDTLETQAGITFVVFFYTLFTFARQQNEVTKPSQYERPNI
- a CDS encoding ATP-binding cassette domain-containing protein is translated as MSETILKALMRLFAIIADVDSENEGGVSDKGREVVASYLKQQLSQELVDQYLALFDQYFQEQQGKKGKKRLSANSVKVLAICSRINDELRQEQKILVLLKLLEFINYNEIIGEYELEFVKTVSETFNIPALEYENCKALILEKPDKIPYKEHLLIIDNQLQNFIEGAKHIYNEQLKGQLVVLHIESTNMYAFGYIGDETLYLNGQLIYPKRVYILVKGSTIRSSKLAPIYYSDVVATFLSTKQSQKITFTAKHVSFKFKNSNNGLHDFNFSEETGQLIGVMGGSGAGKSTLLSILNGNLKPDEGEVLINGFNVHTEKEKIKGVIGFVPQDDLLIEELTVYQNLYYNAKLCFAKFNEEQIHDAVVKVLQDLDLYEIRNLKVGGPLNKFISGGQRKRLNIALELIREPDIMFVDEPTSGLSSMDSEMVMDLLKEITLKGKLAIVNIHQPSSDIFKLFDKILILDKGGYPIYYGNPVESLIYFKKAINHVNADESECRCCGNVNPEQVLQIVETKVVDEYGKLTRNRKFAPSEWFKLYKTTLDNAFKEKKYEKVIPTNNFDIPSRWNQFKIFIIRDVLSKLTNKQYVLLNFLEAPVLAIILGYFTKYIAGERYIFSENENLFAYLFMAIVVALFLGMTVSAEEIIRDRKILQREKFLNLSRFSYINAKVIIMFVLSSIQMITFVLIGNTILGIKGLTPEYYWILFTTACFANMLGLNISSALNSVVTIYILIPFILVPQLLLSGVIVKFDKLHKSVASVRYVPIAGDLMTSRWAFEALAVTQFKKNKWEKNFFEIDQRKSFNEFRFNYLIPELLNRLDACERYLTDKSVNVSFDKNLLIIKNEITVLEQLFAKKKFKNFEQLNPEKFNANVASKVRDYLEEKRKFFVKQYNKATADGDKKLSELSQKYSQSDLVKLKEDYYNISLADLVTNKNTFQTLVEDNDRLIQLTKPIFKDPESNYGRAHFYAPYKRIGSIEIDTFWFNTMFIWFTTIFMYIALQFDWLRKLLTSSIWLKIKFFKKNDD
- a CDS encoding endonuclease/exonuclease/phosphatase family protein, translated to MSLNNKKKKSLFRRIVKSLFISIYIFNSLLLILALLAKYIDANTWSLPTIFALGFPYIFLVFIIFSIIALYRKYFTTLLILLPFFVWGISVFNKYLNITSIFYSKNCTIPSTKSFDVMTFNVRLFDVYNWKNHHPNHQNILDFIVKQSPDIACFQEYYYQSDGKYITTDFLLKGIKTENIHTYFPVVNRKTDFFGIATITRFPIVNKGEITFSGTSNMCIYTDILVHSDTVRIYNMHLESVRLGSEDYAFISSLEHKPDSLELNKSKSVLRRLINASKKRNTQATIIAQHINTCPFPVIVCGDFNDTPSSYTYSVISKNLNDSYSLIDKYLGSTYNGNIPFLRIDYILYSDDFNSCNYQIHRINVSDHFPVTCTMTLKP
- a CDS encoding rhomboid family intramembrane serine protease; the encoded protein is MKNIILKYWNKFKYGNYLTKLLYINIAVYILVSLSRLFVFLMHFENQGVYYVLNYLMLPANLDSLKYFPWTPITYMFTHEEILHIVFNMLWFYWFGKIFIDYLSSKKLLYTYVIGGLLGALFYILAFNLFPAFKDIVSVSKALGASAAVIAVVVTISFYIPEYRMNLLLIGQVKLKHIAIFTIVIDFLSIASENSGGHIAHLGGAFYGVCYGLLLRQPKLKFPSIRIPKFKRNISFSQKNVREMNDQEYNFRKAQLQKEIDRILDKISKQGYESLSKKEKETLFKSSHK